One genomic segment of Carassius carassius chromosome 21, fCarCar2.1, whole genome shotgun sequence includes these proteins:
- the zgc:153738 gene encoding dynein regulatory complex protein 11: MSHSTYNTLWSEAHEELSCLLDEELPEEPLRPERDRVVFFQRLATFYVRYVQIFRQLEEAYDQSVHPQKRRVIRQVLDSVMGRVLELKNEMVEKEFSEYHYMDDIIQDLKLTPEDLEIPVPRYFIWERNKVLQDRERMFAAILNQMDVTEKPPVMRMLTLERAIKIIQVAERARQGRLRAKFMREIHRDSERQRRAEEQEAVSTDQAAVCIQKVWRGFMQRKFTKRLREEEMIFLGMAMDPKLSYPSQTELDALSNEANRRTRQDEHEDDYQKSIGSVIYQLKEVEGPEMKETMKDQIRQWFIECRDATGSFPDYPEEEDGGSALIFAEKTPEELAEELAAKEEEDANKNPKGKEETKEKGKKEKVNDEEEEPGLKMLPSAYLEDLERGHKTFSEVWKERNEIKNFSQRHELELIKEEKRKEIEVEIRKQVDELMRQELANWKLAVDKEKSGKVKGAAKKKKASKSGKKKKKDKDLTADRTIESLFEELVEQELLKKADNVKLKDYLGDYSYLGTTLRQSDIEPMPSLSDVRQVVALYAVLPLGSQAVHEKAPLVKTMLLVGPTGVGKKMLVHAICRETGANLFDLSPLNVAGKYPGKSGLQMMLHVVFKVARLMQPSVIWIGEAEKMFYKKVPKEEKELDPKRLKKDLPKILKSIKGEDCVLIVGTSSDPHSADLKSLCKFYNKIILIPRPDYASRYVMWKDLIKKNGGEVTSDLDLSSLAKISDGYTQGHMVQVVRSILTERRIQQFPKRPLTASEFVSPLARIDPVFQEEEEALKNWYAKTPLGKKRIKAALGKEGDEESSKTGNKGGKKKGKK, from the exons ATGTCGCACAG CACATACAATACACTGTGGTCTGAAGCTCACGAGGAGCTCAGCTGTTTGCTGGATGAAGAACTCCCAGAAGAACCTCTCCGtcctgagagagacagagtggtGTTCTTCCAAAGGCTCGCCACCTTCTATGTCCGCTATGTGCAGATCTTCAGGCAGCTGGAAGAGGCctatgaccaaagcgttcatccCCAAAAGAGGCGTGTGATTAGGCAGGTGCTGGACAGTGTGATGGGCCGTGTTCTGGAGCTCAAGAACGAAATGGTGGAAAAGGAATTTTCTGAGTACCACTACATGGATGACATCATCCAAGACCTGAAACTTACCCCT GAGGACCTTGAGATTCCAGTTCCCAGGTATTTCATTTGGGAGCGGAACAAAGTGCTGCAGGACAGAGAAAGAATGTTTGCTGCTATATTGAACCAAATGGATGTGACAGAAAAG CCTCCTGTAATGCGCATGTTGACTCTGGAGAGGGCCATTAAAATCATCCAAGTGGCTGAAAGAGCACGGCAAGGCCGACTGAGGGCAAAGTTCATGAGAGAGATCCACAGAGACTCTGAGAGACAGAGGAGAGCTGAGGAACAAGAGGCAGTTAGCACTGACCAGGCCGCAGTTTGTATCCAGAAG GTGTGGAGAGGTTTCATGCAAAGAAAATTTACAAAAAGGCTACGTGAAGAGGAAATGATATTTCTTGGAATG GCCATGGATCCAAAACTGTCCTATCCATCCCAAACCGAGCTGGATGCTCTAAGTAATGAGGCCAACAGGCGGACCAGACAAGACGAACATGAAGATGACTATCAGAAATCTATTGGATCTGTAATTTATCAGCTCAAGGAAGTGGAGGGCCCAGAAATGAAGGAGACCATGAAAGATCAGATCCGACAGTGGTTCATAGAGTGCCG TGATGCAACAGGCTCATTTCCTGACTACCCAGAGGAGGAGGATGGAGGCTCAGCTCTTATATTCGCAGAGAAAACACCTGAGGAG CTGGCAGAAGAACTGGCAGCAAAGGAGGAGGAAGATGCCAACAAAAATCCAAAGGGCAAGGAGGAgacaaaagaaaaaggaaagaaagaaaaagtcaaTGACGAG GAGGAAGAGCCTGGACTGAAGATGCTACCATCTGCCTATCTGGAAGATCTTGAGAGGGGACACAAGACATTTTCTG AGGTTTGGAAAGAAAGAAACGAGATCAAGAATTTTAGTCAAAGACATGAGCTGGAGCTGATCaaggaggaaaaaagaaaagagattgAGGTGGAAATAAGAAAACAG GTGGATGAACTGATGAGACAAGAACTTGCTAATTGGAAGCTGGCTGTGGATAAAGAAAAAAGCGGAAAGGTCAAGGGTGCTGCAAAA AAAAAGAAGGCATCAAAAagtggaaagaaaaagaagaaggacAAAGACCTTACAGCGGatag GACTATTGAGTCACTGTTTGAAGAGCTGGTTGAACAGGAATTGCTGAAAAAGGCAGATAATGTTAAACTAAAAGATTATCTAG GGGACTATAGCTATCTCGGCACAACTCTACGACAGTCTGACATTGAGCCTATGCCGTCCTTATCTGATGTTCGGCAAGTTGTAGCACTTTATGCTGTTTTACCATTAG GATCCCAAGCAGTGCATGAAAAGGCTCCCCTGGTGAAGACCATGCTGCTAGTAGGTCCGACAGGGGTGGGTAAGAAAATGTTGGTCCATGCCATCTGCCGGGAGACTGGAGCCAATCTGTTTGACCTTTCACCTTTAAACGTGGCTGGAAAATACCCTGGCAAGAGTGGATTGCAGATGATGCTGCATGTGGTGTTTAAG GTTGCCAGACTGATGCAGCCTTCTGTAATATGGATTGGAGAAGCTGAAAAGATGTTTTACAAAAAAGTACcaaaagaggagaaggag TTAGATCCGAAACGTCTGAAGAAAGATTTACCCAAGATCCTTAAGTCCATCAAAGGAGAAGATTGTGTGTTAATAGTAGGAACGTCAAGTGATCCACACAGTGCAGACCTGAAATCCTTGTGTAAATTCTACAATAAGATCATCCTCATACCTCGGCCAGACTATGCATCAAGATACG TAATGTGGAAAGATCTGATAAAAAAGAATGGAGGAGAAGTAACCAGTGACCTTGATCTCAGCTCTCTGGCAAAGATCTCTGATGGCTACACACAAGGTCACATGGTACAGGTGGTGCGTAGCATCTTGACCGAACGGCGCATTCAGCAATTTCCTAAACGTCCACTGACTGCCTCAGAGTTTGTGTCTCCACTTGCAAGAATCGAccctgtgtttcaggaggaagaAGAGGCATTAAAA AACTGGTATGCCAAGACTCCCCTTGGAAAGAAGAGAATTAAAGCTGCCTTAGGGAAAGAGGGTGATGAAGAGTCCTCAAAAACAGGGAACAAAGGTGGCAAGAAGAAAGGAAAAAAGTAA
- the mindy4 gene encoding probable ubiquitin carboxyl-terminal hydrolase MINDY-4 encodes MMGKDVEEVSASLVREYLSRKGLKKTIACMDEELPRTNSSISNRADLRRILHLEGLYKKNKTEEHHLKSMLEMMVKDRMSEGGKNKARRHGDTQTTSSSSTDTTGNVKREEYCLEDLLCDSPRLSESSVSQAVVPSQTPFEKLHKSFAVLPENERSVYSLSSSQDSLLTVSKEGFPSEKKVVDTDSQKNRSSRIRRGIMAGPIASSSQESNRRRPARKAMSPVMATLEDSKEAANWTNSVYTTNTKSIPLASHESSMFSNVHTGIIDHSGHERTSDVKRRLKNSAPSPKLDGLHVLEMVLDDIENEESLFDVSRTSMPELSLDKTPMDQMTATALKEIIFGSSMACFTEEWKRQNFTFSDTPGLKYGIVQKKGGPCGVLSAVQACVLQKLLFEESSNDSLVERLEVSNVLRTKCLSQALADILWRAGNMKRATVAINTGKSLFPPIGRYKSDGILEMIMYVTVETLDDLTLVLEKHVRQFESGPFGCILLTVSAILSRTIAIIQTDMDVPTSTLIGAHGYCTQELVNLLLCGRAVSNVFDDEMKLDSGNGNFTLLKGIKACCNIGLLSLFEHYNICKVGSHLKAPKFPIWVVCSESHFSVLFCPSEDLATDHCKEEEFDLYYYDGLANQQEPIRLTVYPRSVAGAAQNDNADSDLIPPLELCIRTKWRNAVVSWNNTDPIL; translated from the exons ATGATGGGCAAAGATGTTGAAGAAGTCTCCGCGTCTCTAGTTCGGGAATATCTCAGTCGAAAG GGCCTGAAGAAAACCATAGCTTGTATGGATGAAGAGCTTCCACGAACTAATTCAAGCATTAGTAACAGAGCAGATCTGCGCAGAATACTTCACCTTGAGGGCCTTTACAAAAAGAATAAG ACAGAAGAACATCACTTGAAGTCAATGTTGGAGATGATGGTGAAGGACAGAATGAGTGAAGGTGGCAAAAATAAAGCACGCCGACATGGTGACACTCAAACCACATCCAGTTCCTCCACAGACACGACTGGGAATGTTAAGAGAGAGGAATATTGTTTGGAAGATCTCTTGTGTGACAGTccaag GTTATCTGAAAGTAGTGTGTCACAAGCTGTTGTGCCTTCCCAAACACCTTTTGAAAAGCTGCACAAGAGCTTTGCTGTTCTCCCTGAAAATGAGAGAAGTGTATACAGTTTATCGTCTAGCCAGGATAGTCTCTTAACTGTTTCGAAAGAGGGATTTCCTTCTGAGAAAAAGGTCGTAGACACTGACAGCCAGAAGAACAGAAGTAGCAGGATAAGACGGGGCATTATGGCAGGTCCCATTGCCAGCTCCTCGCAG GAAAGTAACAGGAGGCGTCCAGCTCGAAAAGCAATGTCACCTGTTATGGCAACACTGGAGGACAGTAAAGAAGCAGCAAACTGGACAAATAGTGTCTATACTACCAATACAAAGTCTATCCCATTAGCATCTCATGAGAGCAGCATGTTTTCTAATGTACATACAGGAATCATAGACCATAGTGGACATGAGAGGACGTCAGATGTCAAACGTCGCTT AAAGAATTCGGCACCCAGCCCAAAACTGGATGGACTCCATGTGTTGGAAATGGTTTTGG aTGACATAGAGAATGAGGAAAGCCTGTTTGATGTTTCTAGAACATCCATGCCAGAACTTAGTTTGGACAAGACTCCCATGGACCAGATGACTGCCACT GCTCTAAAGGAGATCATTTTTGGTTCTTCTATGGCTTGTTTCACTGAGGAGTGGAAACGACAGAATTTTACCTTTTCAGATACTCCTGGTTTGAAGTATGGGATTGTACAAAAGAAG GGAGGACCATGTGGAGTCCTTTCAGCAGTtcaagcttgtgttctgcagaagctTCTGTTTGAAGAATCGAGCAATGATTCATTGGTGGA GAGACTGGAGGTATCAAATGTTTTAAGGACAAAATGTCTGTCTCAGGCTTTGGCTGACATACTATGGAGAGCGGGCAATATGAAGAGAGCCACAGTCGCAAT AAACACAGGAAAAAGTCTGTTCCCCCCGATTGGACGCTACAAATCAGATGGTATTCTAGAAATG ATAATGTACGTCACAGTGGAGACCTTAGATGATCTCACTTTAGTTCTTGAGAAGCACGTTAGACAG tttGAGTCTGGTCCCTTTGGCTGTATTTTGCTTACTGTCTCTGCCATTCTTTCCAGAACGATTGCAAT TATACAAACTGATATGGATGTGCCAACTTCCACCCTCATTGGAGCTCATGGCTACTGCACACAG gaATTGGTCAATCTTTTGCTTTGTGGACGGGCAGTTTCAAACGTCTTTGATGATGAAATGAAGCTTGATTCCGGAAATGGAAATTTTACACTTCTGAAGGGAATTAAAGCATGTTGTAATATTGGGCTGCTGTCTTTATTTGAGCACTATAATATATGTAAG GTTGGATCTCACCTGAAAGCTCCCAAGTTTCCAATATGGGTAGTGTGCAGTGAGAGCCATTTCAGTGTGCTTTTTTGCCCCTCTGAAGACCTGGCAACCGATCACTGCAAAGAGGAAGAGTTTGATTTGTACTATTATGATGGGCTGGCCAACCAGCAGGAACCAATTAGATTAACAGTCT ATCCACGTTCTGTTGCTGGTGCTGCTCAGAATGACAACGCAGACAGTGATCTCATTCCTCCACTGGAGCTTTGCATCAGGACGAA ATGGAGAAATGCAGTGGTCAGCTGGAATAATACCGATCCCATTCTTTGA
- the alkal1 gene encoding ALK and LTK ligand 1, with translation MRAEKRWHILLSMIILLITSSQCMDSKEVKESERKTLLNLILQVIEDKPASRRVTSGLYSVSHDVKFSSREKTAHLPKPDNSRPIEVVPRDISVKDRFIEHFTAGPVKFPSECRTHFHRIYHNTKECSRPSYYKRCARLLTRLAMSPLCTHS, from the exons ATGAGGGCTGAGAAGAGATGGCACATATTGTTGAGTATGATTATTTTGCTCATCACCTCCAGCCAATGCATGGACAGCAAGGAGGTAAAGGAGTCGGAAAGGAAAACTCTGCTTAATCTAATCCTGCAAGTGATCGAGGACAAGCCCGCGTCCAGACGCGTCACCAGTGGCCTCTACTCTGTATCTCATGATGTGAAGTTTTCCTCTCGTGAAAAGACTGCACATTTGCCCAAGCCGGACAACAGCAGACCAATAG AGGTTGTCCCAAGAGACATAAGTGTGAAAGACAGATTTATAGAACATTTTACAG CAGGGCCAGTCAAGTTTCCATCTGAATGCAGGACACATTTCCATAGAATTTATCACAATACAAAGGAATGTTCCAGACCATCAT ATTATAAAAGATGTGCACGATTGCTAACAAGGCTAGCTATGAGTCCCCTTTGCACACATTCATAG